Proteins from a genomic interval of Methanofollis formosanus:
- a CDS encoding methyltransferase translates to MKERLATFKPPIEDHSHFLREICGGFETSQIFMTSHEMGVFNHLAEKKTADAVANELSITPRATAKLLDILAAMEVLDKTGNEYVVKPTLKPFLVEGEPYYARYLNFNRESRKIWMDLPDLLKNGSAEKTGTHKHDYGREDIEWIARGCMLGRLQSTLKIVCGLPEFRSARRLIDFGGGHGLFGIAMAQENPDLEVFIFDQPGITEVTEDFIKKYDLEDRVSTITGDYLVDDPGDDYDIAFEACSFGGTPDEALKFYSNVSDCLKKGGLFVSQTFTIDDDRTQPLSSLIWDLKESLTGEGHMNMKTNSELFSLFEKAGLQGENVFTMSEMSMPMRIVTARKPEDV, encoded by the coding sequence ATGAAAGAGAGACTCGCAACATTCAAGCCACCCATCGAAGACCACAGTCATTTTCTCCGCGAGATCTGCGGAGGCTTTGAGACGAGCCAGATCTTCATGACCTCCCATGAGATGGGCGTCTTCAACCATCTTGCAGAAAAAAAGACCGCAGACGCAGTAGCCAACGAACTCTCCATCACCCCCAGGGCCACTGCAAAACTCCTCGACATCCTTGCGGCAATGGAAGTCCTCGATAAGACGGGGAACGAGTATGTCGTAAAACCCACACTCAAACCCTTCCTTGTAGAGGGAGAGCCCTACTATGCCAGGTACCTGAACTTCAACAGAGAGTCCAGAAAGATCTGGATGGATCTTCCCGACCTCCTGAAAAACGGGTCCGCAGAAAAAACCGGAACACACAAACACGACTATGGGCGCGAAGACATCGAGTGGATCGCCCGCGGCTGCATGCTCGGCAGACTCCAGTCCACGCTCAAGATCGTCTGCGGTCTCCCTGAGTTCAGATCTGCACGGCGCCTCATCGACTTCGGCGGCGGACACGGGCTCTTCGGGATCGCGATGGCCCAGGAAAACCCTGATCTTGAGGTGTTCATCTTCGATCAGCCCGGCATCACCGAGGTGACCGAAGACTTCATCAAAAAATACGACCTCGAAGATCGCGTCTCAACGATCACCGGAGACTACCTTGTCGACGATCCCGGAGACGATTACGACATCGCTTTTGAGGCCTGTTCCTTTGGCGGCACACCGGACGAAGCACTGAAGTTCTATTCAAATGTTTCAGACTGCCTGAAAAAAGGAGGACTGTTTGTCAGTCAGACCTTCACCATCGACGACGACAGGACACAACCCCTCTCTTCCCTCATCTGGGATCTCAAAGAGTCCCTCACCGGAGAGGGGCACATGAACATGAAGACCAACAGCGAACTCTTCTCTCTCTTTGAAAAAGCAGGGCTTCAGGGCGAAAACGTATTTACAATGTCTGAAATGTCGATGCCGATGCGGATCGTGACCGCACGCAAGCCTGAAGACGTATGA
- a CDS encoding ABC transporter permease, with protein MNTFKNYYFFKRILYCAVVFLISASITFAVLHLMPGDYIQSLMPYIAEINPEFSELFKEKFGLDRSLFEQYALYITNIFQGNWGYSFQYGAPVFDIIAEKLFWTMVILLPATVLSAVAGIVIGSYSGWKNGSKTDVCLLNAMVFIGAVPSYWWAIMAILVFSYSLGLFPLGGFVSLDALTSGIDPLDVLHHAVLPILVLTVSSIPGTYYFMRNSMLMTLGEGYILTARAKGVEEKNILRHHALKNAMLPMITVVSLQCAHMITGSIFIETIFSWPGLGLLTFDALSARDLPLLEGIFLMDTLVVIVANFAADLLYSMADPRIQVGSHE; from the coding sequence ATGAATACTTTCAAAAATTATTATTTTTTTAAACGAATCTTATATTGTGCTGTTGTTTTCCTGATCAGCGCGAGCATCACCTTTGCGGTGCTCCACCTCATGCCAGGTGACTACATCCAGTCCCTCATGCCGTACATCGCCGAGATCAACCCCGAGTTCTCCGAACTTTTCAAAGAGAAATTCGGGCTGGACCGATCTCTCTTCGAACAGTACGCCCTCTATATCACCAACATCTTCCAGGGAAACTGGGGATATTCTTTCCAGTATGGAGCACCGGTCTTTGATATCATCGCTGAAAAACTGTTCTGGACAATGGTTATCCTCCTTCCGGCGACCGTCCTCTCGGCCGTTGCAGGCATCGTCATCGGATCCTATTCTGGCTGGAAAAACGGTTCAAAGACCGACGTCTGTCTGCTCAACGCGATGGTCTTCATCGGGGCCGTACCGTCATACTGGTGGGCGATCATGGCAATCCTGGTCTTCAGTTATTCCCTGGGACTCTTTCCGCTGGGGGGATTCGTCAGCCTGGACGCCCTGACCTCTGGTATCGACCCCCTCGACGTCCTGCATCACGCCGTCCTCCCCATCCTTGTCCTGACCGTCTCCTCGATCCCTGGCACCTATTATTTCATGAGAAACTCGATGCTCATGACCCTCGGCGAGGGCTACATCCTCACGGCACGAGCGAAAGGGGTGGAGGAGAAGAACATTCTCAGGCACCACGCCCTGAAAAACGCAATGTTGCCCATGATCACCGTCGTCAGTCTGCAGTGCGCTCACATGATCACCGGGAGCATCTTTATCGAGACGATCTTCTCCTGGCCCGGCCTGGGCCTGCTCACCTTCGACGCCCTCTCGGCCAGAGATCTTCCCCTCCTCGAAGGAATATTTCTGATGGATACGCTGGTCGTGATTGTGGCAAATTTTGCCGCAGACCTGTTGTACAGCATGGCGGATCCCCGCATCCAGGTGGGATCCCATGAATAG
- a CDS encoding ABC transporter permease yields the protein MNREIFFQAGMGIVVGAVLLALFAPFVAGYAPDEFSGPPLAKPSADHLLGTNDLGQDILSRLIYGTRATLIIGFLGALVAVAIGTMIGIVAGYYGGKIDEMISRIVDVMMTIPTFPLLLVLTVLLSPGIYVISLLMGVIGGAHSCRVIRSQVLSLAETNHILGAKALGLSNPYIMARHILPNVLPLIIVKYVFSAQGFMLMGVGLGFLGIGDAAVIDWGQMINRAYSSGAFALGMWWWIGPPGLAVTVLSIGLAMIGFGLEDRLNPRLRHKNVEAIA from the coding sequence ATGAATAGAGAGATTTTTTTCCAGGCCGGCATGGGGATCGTCGTCGGTGCCGTACTCCTCGCTCTCTTCGCCCCCTTCGTCGCCGGGTACGCCCCCGACGAGTTCAGCGGCCCGCCCCTTGCAAAACCCTCCGCCGACCACCTCCTCGGGACAAACGACCTCGGGCAGGACATCCTCTCGCGCCTGATCTACGGCACACGGGCGACATTGATCATCGGGTTTCTTGGCGCCCTCGTCGCCGTGGCGATCGGGACGATGATCGGCATTGTTGCAGGATACTATGGGGGGAAGATAGACGAGATGATCTCCAGAATCGTCGATGTGATGATGACCATCCCCACCTTTCCCCTCCTGCTCGTCCTCACCGTTCTTCTCTCACCAGGGATCTATGTGATCAGTCTGTTGATGGGCGTGATCGGGGGGGCCCATTCGTGCAGGGTGATCAGGTCCCAGGTGCTCTCGCTCGCAGAGACCAATCATATCCTTGGAGCGAAAGCGCTGGGACTCTCAAACCCATATATCATGGCCCGCCACATCCTCCCGAACGTCCTCCCCCTCATCATCGTGAAATATGTCTTTTCAGCGCAGGGGTTCATGCTGATGGGGGTGGGGCTCGGTTTCCTGGGCATCGGCGACGCTGCCGTCATCGACTGGGGACAGATGATCAACCGCGCCTATTCGAGCGGTGCATTTGCCCTCGGCATGTGGTGGTGGATCGGTCCGCCGGGTCTGGCGGTGACGGTGCTCTCAATCGGTCTTGCCATGATAGGGTTCGGCCTTGAAGACCGTTTGAATCCCAGACTCAGACATAAAAATGTCGAGGCGATAGCATGA
- a CDS encoding ABC transporter ATP-binding protein, whose product MNGTNGEGLTIHGLKVSFRSGQETVRAVNHIDLTVKNGERLGLIGETGCGKTVLGMAIMRLLEPDTLISGEILYNGTSILEAGTEEMRRIRGGEIAMVLQNSVTSLNPVVTVGRQIAEAVELHRDLSDDEARAEAIRLLDEVDIPDPKRRFNCYPHEFSGGMNERVMIAMALAGNPSFLIADEPTTGLDTTVKNRIIALLDDVSRERSMLFITHDLAAAARVCDRIAVMYCGEIVECGATEEVFSTPLHPYTRGLLRSMPQRGLHPIPGMSPSLLAVPPGCRFRDRCELGNERCMTDHPQLKEVRRDRYVRCIYHD is encoded by the coding sequence ATGAACGGGACAAATGGCGAAGGACTGACGATACATGGCCTGAAGGTCTCGTTCAGGAGCGGACAGGAGACGGTCAGGGCGGTAAACCACATCGACCTCACCGTGAAGAACGGGGAGAGATTGGGACTGATCGGGGAGACCGGGTGTGGAAAAACCGTTCTCGGCATGGCAATCATGCGCCTGCTGGAGCCAGACACCCTCATCAGCGGCGAGATCCTCTATAACGGCACGTCTATCCTTGAGGCGGGCACTGAGGAGATGCGGCGCATACGGGGCGGAGAGATCGCCATGGTCCTCCAGAACTCGGTCACCTCGCTCAACCCGGTCGTCACCGTCGGACGGCAGATCGCCGAAGCGGTCGAACTCCACCGCGACCTCTCAGATGATGAGGCCCGTGCCGAAGCGATACGTCTGCTCGACGAAGTGGACATCCCCGATCCAAAACGGCGTTTCAACTGCTATCCCCACGAGTTCAGCGGAGGTATGAATGAGCGGGTTATGATCGCCATGGCCCTTGCCGGGAACCCCTCGTTTTTGATCGCGGACGAACCTACCACCGGCCTCGACACCACGGTAAAAAATCGGATCATTGCTCTCCTGGATGATGTCAGCCGCGAACGGTCCATGCTCTTCATCACCCACGACCTCGCCGCGGCGGCACGGGTCTGCGATCGTATCGCTGTCATGTACTGCGGGGAGATCGTCGAGTGCGGCGCGACGGAGGAGGTCTTCTCCACGCCGCTCCATCCCTACACACGGGGTTTGCTCAGGTCGATGCCGCAGAGAGGGCTTCACCCCATTCCCGGGATGAGTCCGTCCCTCCTTGCCGTACCGCCCGGTTGCCGCTTCCGCGACCGGTGCGAATTGGGCAATGAACGTTGTATGACAGACCATCCGCAGTTGAAAGAGGTCCGGAGGGATCGATATGTCAGGTGTATCTACCATGATTGA
- a CDS encoding ATP-binding cassette domain-containing protein, with product MIEVSDLNKTYRRGLFGSTATPAVSDVSFKINRGECLGLIGESGSGKTTLGKLLLRLIEPDSGTATFEGTDLFALKNRDLRRLRLKMQMVFQDPTSSLNPCMTVESCIDEALKRRGVRDRKERERERLGLMEKVGLGPEFLRRYPYELSGGQTQRVVLARALAVKPSFIVADEPTSALDVSVQAQVLHLMKNLQAEYGITYLFISHDLDVVRYMCDRVAVMSGGRIVEIGETESVFNRPQHSFTASLIHQNSELDTFLKEKTDSISRTPSQDLISDQRQETESLTQ from the coding sequence ATGATTGAAGTCTCAGACCTGAACAAAACCTACAGGAGAGGTCTGTTCGGATCGACGGCCACCCCGGCGGTCAGCGATGTGTCATTCAAGATAAACAGAGGAGAATGTCTCGGCCTGATCGGCGAGAGCGGTTCGGGGAAGACGACGCTTGGAAAACTTCTTCTCAGGTTGATCGAACCTGATTCCGGCACGGCCACGTTTGAAGGCACCGATCTCTTTGCATTGAAAAACCGGGATCTCAGACGTCTGCGCCTGAAGATGCAGATGGTGTTTCAGGACCCGACCAGTTCTCTCAATCCCTGTATGACCGTGGAGTCGTGCATCGATGAGGCCCTGAAGCGGCGGGGGGTGCGTGACCGGAAGGAGAGAGAGAGGGAACGGCTCGGACTCATGGAAAAAGTCGGGCTCGGACCTGAATTTCTGCGCCGGTACCCCTATGAACTGAGCGGTGGACAGACCCAGCGGGTGGTGCTCGCGAGGGCGCTTGCGGTGAAACCGTCATTTATCGTAGCAGATGAACCGACGTCCGCACTCGATGTCTCGGTTCAGGCACAGGTTCTTCACCTGATGAAAAATCTCCAGGCGGAGTACGGGATTACGTACCTTTTCATCTCGCACGACCTCGACGTGGTCAGGTACATGTGCGACCGGGTGGCAGTTATGTCGGGCGGACGTATCGTCGAGATCGGGGAGACCGAATCGGTCTTCAACCGGCCGCAACACTCTTTCACCGCCTCACTGATCCACCAGAACAGTGAACTCGATACTTTTCTCAAGGAGAAAACCGACTCCATCTCCAGAACTCCTTCACAGGATCTGATCTCTGATCAGCGCCAGGAAACAGAATCGCTGACCCAATAA